In Paenibacillus ihbetae, the following are encoded in one genomic region:
- a CDS encoding c-type cytochrome: MQKWIMSGLFFVACALAIALMFTLPGKEQVAQEEKPTMPEVTLDAAAAEATLKASCISCHGDQLQGGAGPALNQVGGHMDANAIFNVVTKGRKGMPSFKDQLKPEEIANIALYLAEKK; encoded by the coding sequence ATGCAAAAATGGATCATGAGCGGACTGTTCTTCGTCGCATGTGCGTTGGCTATTGCGCTGATGTTTACGCTTCCAGGCAAGGAGCAGGTGGCGCAGGAAGAGAAGCCGACCATGCCGGAGGTTACTTTGGATGCCGCTGCGGCTGAAGCTACACTGAAAGCCAGCTGTATCTCCTGCCATGGCGATCAGCTCCAGGGCGGTGCAGGTCCGGCTCTGAATCAAGTAGGCGGACACATGGATGCGAACGCAATCTTTAACGTGGTCACGAAGGGACGTAAAGGAATGCCTTCCTTTAAGGATCAGCTGAAGCCTGAGGAAATTGCAAACATCGCGCTGTACCTCGCTGAGAAAAAATAA
- the serS gene encoding serine--tRNA ligase: protein MLDVKILRSEFSRVEQSLKNRGKSLDLIADFPKLDARRRELLQESESLKNRRNTVSAEVARLKKNRENADELILEMREVSDKIKAMDEEVRELEASIAELTLAIPNIPHESVPVGASEEDNVEVRRWSEPAAFDFEPKAHWEVAQNLNILDFEAAAKVTGSRFTFYKGLGARLERALISFMMDLHSDKHGYEEMLPPYIVNRDSLYGTGQLPKFEEDLFKISDTDYYLIPTAEVPVTNYHREEILNAEDLPKYYVAYSSCFRSEAGAAGRDTRGLIRQHQFNKVEMVKIVHPDTSFDELEKMTADAERVLQLLNLPYRVMELCTGDMGFGSMKTYDLEVWLPESGVYREISSCSNIGDFQARRANIRFRPEPKAKPEFVHTLNGSGLAVGRTVAAILENYQQADGSVVIPDVLRPYMGNISVIAPKSLA from the coding sequence GTGTTAGACGTAAAAATATTGCGCAGCGAGTTTAGTCGTGTAGAACAATCGCTTAAGAATCGCGGCAAGTCGCTTGATTTGATTGCGGATTTTCCGAAGCTTGACGCCCGTCGCCGGGAGTTGCTGCAGGAAAGCGAGAGCTTGAAGAATCGCCGCAACACCGTGTCGGCTGAAGTCGCTCGTCTGAAGAAGAACCGTGAGAATGCAGATGAGCTGATCCTGGAGATGCGTGAAGTCTCGGACAAGATCAAGGCCATGGACGAAGAGGTGCGCGAACTGGAAGCAAGCATAGCGGAGCTTACGCTTGCGATTCCGAATATTCCGCATGAGAGTGTGCCGGTAGGCGCCTCGGAAGAAGACAATGTGGAGGTTCGCCGCTGGTCGGAGCCTGCTGCATTTGATTTTGAGCCGAAAGCGCATTGGGAGGTTGCCCAAAACTTGAATATCCTTGACTTTGAAGCAGCTGCCAAAGTTACGGGCTCCAGATTTACCTTCTACAAAGGGCTTGGTGCGCGTCTTGAACGTGCCCTCATCAGCTTCATGATGGATCTGCACAGCGACAAACACGGCTATGAGGAAATGCTGCCTCCTTACATCGTCAACCGGGACAGCCTGTATGGAACCGGTCAGCTTCCGAAATTCGAAGAGGATCTGTTCAAGATCAGCGATACGGACTATTATCTGATTCCGACGGCCGAGGTTCCAGTCACGAACTATCATCGTGAGGAAATTTTGAATGCTGAAGATTTGCCGAAATACTATGTAGCCTACAGCTCTTGCTTCCGTTCCGAGGCCGGCGCGGCCGGACGGGATACGCGCGGGCTGATTCGCCAGCATCAGTTCAACAAGGTAGAAATGGTGAAGATTGTGCACCCCGACACCTCCTTTGACGAGCTGGAGAAAATGACGGCGGATGCGGAGCGTGTTCTGCAGCTCCTTAACCTTCCTTACCGTGTGATGGAGCTATGCACGGGGGATATGGGCTTTGGCTCGATGAAAACCTATGATCTCGAAGTTTGGCTGCCGGAGAGCGGCGTATACCGTGAAATCTCCTCATGCTCGAATATCGGTGATTTCCAGGCACGCCGGGCGAATATTCGTTTCCGTCCGGAGCCGAAAGCGAAGCCGGAATTTGTCCACACCCTGAATGGGTCGGGGCTTGCGGTGGGACGTACCGTTGCGGCAATTCTGGAGAATTATCAACAGGCTGACGGCTCGGTGGTCATTCCGGACGTGCTTCGTCCATACATGGGCAATATCAGCGTGATTGCACCTAAATCATTGGCTTGA
- a CDS encoding D-alanyl-D-alanine carboxypeptidase family protein, giving the protein MIEKSIKRNKRYRIQRTLASLMLFNILCFSAAPAVSLAAPTTLATAETTDSAKTGDAAAETKNAKPDRVPSAEQLGLEVESAVLIEPSTGQVLLSINADEALPPASMTKMMTEYIVAEQVKQGKLSWDEVVTVGENAAKTEGSRIFLAEGDQHTVKDLYIAMAVGSANDATVALAERVAGSEEAFVKMMNDTAKKMGLKTAFFINSTGLSRADMPEKYRPKEDKETVMSAMDVALLAKYIVEDHPDFAEFTAIQNYKFRERDDKPIVNYNWMLEANKDITNFKSYAYEGLDGLKTGHTSAAGYCFAGTAERNGMRLISVVMGTKSEPARFVETRKVLDYGFNNFEVKEVQPAGATVEGFDKVQVKKGKGKEAKLVTDRALTFVVPKGSNGSNIQFEAKLDSTSVNAPVAKNTKVGTVTYNYKIEGMASTQSDTLNLVTAEETEKAGWFKLFLRAIGEFFADLFDSIKNLF; this is encoded by the coding sequence TTGATAGAGAAGTCTATTAAGAGAAACAAACGATATCGCATACAACGTACGCTAGCATCCTTGATGCTGTTTAATATACTGTGCTTCTCCGCTGCACCAGCTGTTTCGCTGGCTGCTCCAACCACGCTTGCTACGGCGGAAACCACCGACAGCGCGAAAACGGGGGATGCCGCTGCGGAGACGAAGAATGCCAAGCCTGATCGAGTTCCTTCAGCTGAACAGCTTGGACTCGAAGTGGAATCGGCTGTGCTCATCGAACCGTCTACGGGTCAGGTGCTGTTATCCATCAATGCAGATGAGGCATTGCCGCCAGCCAGCATGACAAAGATGATGACCGAATACATCGTAGCTGAACAAGTGAAGCAAGGGAAGCTCTCATGGGACGAGGTAGTGACCGTTGGGGAGAATGCGGCGAAGACCGAAGGTTCACGTATATTTCTTGCTGAAGGCGATCAACATACGGTTAAAGACCTTTACATAGCGATGGCTGTAGGCTCTGCGAACGATGCAACCGTTGCTTTGGCCGAGCGTGTAGCCGGTTCGGAAGAAGCTTTTGTGAAGATGATGAACGACACGGCCAAGAAGATGGGGCTTAAGACGGCCTTCTTTATTAACTCCACCGGTCTGAGCCGAGCAGATATGCCGGAGAAATACCGCCCCAAAGAAGATAAAGAAACCGTAATGTCGGCTATGGACGTTGCCTTACTGGCGAAGTACATCGTGGAGGACCATCCGGATTTCGCCGAGTTTACGGCGATCCAAAACTACAAATTCCGCGAGCGTGATGATAAGCCAATCGTTAACTATAACTGGATGCTGGAAGCGAACAAGGACATTACGAACTTCAAGTCGTATGCATACGAAGGATTAGACGGGTTAAAGACAGGACATACCAGTGCTGCTGGGTATTGCTTTGCCGGTACGGCCGAACGGAATGGCATGCGCCTCATTAGCGTTGTGATGGGAACGAAGTCCGAGCCTGCCCGTTTTGTGGAGACTCGCAAGGTTCTGGACTATGGCTTCAACAACTTTGAAGTAAAAGAGGTTCAGCCTGCGGGTGCTACCGTAGAAGGCTTTGACAAAGTGCAGGTCAAGAAGGGCAAAGGTAAAGAGGCAAAGCTGGTGACCGATCGTGCCCTGACATTCGTCGTGCCTAAAGGCTCCAACGGCAGCAATATCCAATTCGAAGCGAAGCTCGATTCCACCTCTGTGAATGCTCCTGTAGCGAAGAATACGAAGGTCGGGACGGTTACGTATAATTACAAGATCGAGGGCATGGCCAGCACACAGAGCGATACGCTGAATCTGGTTACAGCCGAGGAAACGGAAAAGGCGGGCTGGTTCAAGCTGTTCCTGCGTGCGATCGGCGAATTCTTCGCGGATTTGTTCGATTCGATCAAAAATTTGTTCTAA
- a CDS encoding ATP-binding protein codes for MSIKTKLSMIMSISVLFILLLNITLNYYTTQENLQRDSEVKMVMAATQIAITVQQTEFSSSYVDGLFGDMLKDVSIEAARVLDPDINNITNGQLVELSKELGVAHISLLVKTKDDVVVARSSANEEIGLSTKNWGYWHTAFLELFEHGEVRSVTKGQRSENFWSGPFEFSTSNPDMIYKWGYYYDGKRNYIIDPYIQNSTFKDYVKVTSPDTVVQETLKANPHILEVTGINPDTFGNQYMREDGSDDVHYKLYNRPITFGTYHYGKLDQDMEAVRDAVSTGENVVLVDTIQGKKVLKSFIPIDYEDKPTNVIGVVMDYEAISSVMREQMISLVAISLVLLEIVIFGSYIVAGYFTKPIQSILRTVNDVADGHFDRRLEVTSRDELGQLAGRINAMTRNLGHYTSQLKQMVEENQSVKEYLESIINQTADAIHTTDTHERVISVNNAFEQLYGWKANEVIGQKLELVPPSKLDEERDRLRRLREGERLPPVETVRMRKDGSLIEVSISTSLVRDEQGQVTSMISVSRDVTERNRIEELLRRSEKLNTVGQLAAGVAHEIRNPLTTLRGFLQLQQQTQSVNADHIDLMLSELDRINLIVSEFLILAKPQAIHFQERDVRGILRDVISFLDSQAHLYGVEVKLDFSPEPALVHCEENQLKQVFINLLKNAFEAMPDGGTVTITLKRPGGDHVLITIQDEGHGIPEELMPHLGEPFITNKETGTGLGLMVSQRIIQGHQGTLEIESKSGVGTKISIVLPAARRQSDMEATSNDE; via the coding sequence TTGTCGATCAAGACCAAATTATCGATGATCATGTCCATATCGGTATTATTTATACTTCTGCTTAACATCACGCTCAACTACTATACAACGCAGGAAAATTTGCAGCGGGACAGCGAAGTCAAAATGGTTATGGCAGCAACCCAGATCGCTATAACCGTACAGCAGACGGAGTTCAGCTCCTCCTATGTGGATGGTCTGTTTGGGGATATGCTTAAAGATGTTTCGATCGAAGCGGCTCGGGTGTTGGATCCGGATATTAACAATATTACGAACGGCCAGTTAGTAGAACTAAGCAAGGAGCTGGGCGTAGCCCATATTTCGCTGCTGGTCAAGACGAAGGATGACGTCGTCGTTGCCCGTTCCTCCGCCAATGAAGAGATCGGCTTGTCCACAAAAAACTGGGGTTATTGGCATACGGCGTTTCTCGAGCTGTTCGAGCACGGTGAAGTGCGCTCGGTTACGAAGGGCCAACGATCGGAGAATTTCTGGTCCGGCCCATTCGAGTTCTCCACTTCAAATCCCGACATGATTTATAAATGGGGGTATTATTACGACGGGAAGCGCAATTATATCATTGATCCATATATCCAGAATTCCACGTTTAAGGATTATGTAAAGGTTACGAGTCCGGATACGGTCGTTCAAGAGACTCTGAAGGCCAATCCGCATATATTGGAAGTCACGGGCATTAACCCTGATACGTTTGGCAATCAATATATGAGAGAGGACGGCTCGGACGACGTACATTATAAGCTTTACAACCGCCCGATTACGTTCGGTACCTACCATTACGGCAAGCTTGACCAGGATATGGAGGCGGTTCGGGACGCCGTGTCGACCGGCGAGAATGTCGTGCTCGTGGATACGATCCAGGGGAAAAAGGTGCTTAAGAGCTTTATCCCGATTGATTACGAGGACAAGCCGACCAATGTGATCGGCGTGGTCATGGATTATGAGGCCATCTCGTCGGTCATGAGAGAGCAAATGATCAGTCTCGTGGCAATCTCCCTGGTTCTGCTGGAAATCGTTATTTTCGGAAGCTACATTGTGGCCGGCTATTTTACCAAGCCGATTCAGTCGATTCTGAGAACCGTCAATGATGTCGCGGACGGACACTTTGACCGGCGTCTGGAAGTAACGAGCCGCGATGAGCTGGGTCAGCTGGCCGGACGGATTAATGCGATGACCCGCAACCTCGGCCATTATACAAGCCAACTGAAGCAGATGGTTGAGGAGAATCAATCTGTCAAAGAGTATCTCGAATCGATCATTAATCAAACGGCGGATGCGATTCATACCACCGATACGCATGAGCGGGTAATCAGCGTGAATAACGCCTTTGAACAGCTGTACGGCTGGAAGGCGAATGAGGTGATCGGGCAAAAGCTGGAGCTCGTTCCCCCGTCCAAGCTGGATGAAGAACGCGACCGGCTTCGGCGGCTTCGGGAAGGTGAGCGTTTGCCTCCGGTCGAAACGGTCCGCATGCGGAAGGATGGAAGCCTGATTGAGGTGAGCATCAGCACCTCGCTCGTTCGGGACGAGCAGGGGCAAGTGACCTCGATGATCAGCGTGTCCCGGGATGTCACCGAGCGCAACCGAATTGAGGAGCTGCTGCGGCGCTCCGAGAAGCTGAACACGGTCGGTCAGCTGGCTGCCGGCGTGGCGCATGAAATCCGCAATCCGCTAACGACGCTGCGGGGATTCCTGCAGCTGCAGCAGCAGACCCAATCCGTGAATGCGGATCATATTGACCTGATGCTGTCGGAGCTCGACCGTATTAATTTGATTGTGAGCGAGTTTTTGATTTTGGCAAAGCCGCAGGCGATTCATTTCCAGGAGCGGGATGTCAGGGGCATTCTCCGGGACGTAATATCGTTCTTGGACAGCCAGGCGCATCTATACGGGGTCGAGGTCAAGCTCGACTTCTCCCCCGAACCTGCGCTTGTCCATTGCGAGGAGAACCAGCTGAAGCAGGTATTTATCAATTTGCTAAAAAATGCGTTTGAAGCCATGCCGGACGGCGGAACAGTAACGATTACACTTAAACGCCCGGGAGGAGATCACGTGCTCATCACCATCCAGGATGAAGGCCACGGCATACCGGAGGAGCTGATGCCTCACCTGGGCGAGCCGTTCATCACCAATAAGGAGACGGGAACCGGACTTGGGCTGATGGTGAGCCAGCGGATCATTCAGGGTCATCAAGGCACGCTTGAAATCGAGAGCAAGTCCGGGGTGGGAACGAAGATCAGCATCGTTCTTCCTGCGGCAAGAAGACAATCAGACATGGAAGCAACATCAAACGATGAGTGA
- the pdxT gene encoding pyridoxal 5'-phosphate synthase glutaminase subunit PdxT → MKIGVLALQGAVAEHIRSIERAGAEAIPVKRVEQLGDIDGLIIPGGESTTIGKLMRKYDFMDAIRSFSSQGKPIFGTCAGLIVLAERIQGDEEAHLKLMDITVARNAFGRQRESFETDLKVVGIDEPVRAVFIRAPLILEVGEGVEVLSTYNDEIVTARQGHLLAASYHPELTDDYRLHAYFIEMVREQADRQG, encoded by the coding sequence TTGAAGATTGGCGTACTGGCACTTCAGGGTGCCGTTGCAGAACATATTCGGAGTATTGAACGGGCAGGTGCCGAAGCGATTCCGGTTAAACGAGTGGAGCAGCTTGGTGATATCGACGGCTTGATTATTCCTGGCGGCGAGAGCACCACCATCGGCAAGCTTATGCGAAAATATGATTTCATGGATGCGATCCGCAGCTTCTCCTCGCAGGGGAAGCCGATCTTCGGTACATGCGCCGGCCTGATTGTGCTGGCAGAGCGGATCCAGGGTGATGAGGAAGCGCATCTGAAGCTCATGGATATCACGGTGGCGCGCAATGCATTCGGCCGTCAGCGGGAAAGCTTCGAGACAGACCTGAAGGTCGTGGGAATCGATGAACCGGTGCGTGCCGTGTTTATCCGGGCGCCGCTCATCCTGGAAGTAGGAGAAGGGGTAGAAGTTCTCTCTACGTACAACGATGAGATCGTGACGGCAAGGCAAGGCCATCTGCTGGCCGCTTCCTATCATCCGGAGCTGACCGATGATTACCGGCTCCATGCCTATTTTATCGAAATGGTCCGGGAGCAGGCTGACCGCCAGGGTTAA
- the tadA gene encoding tRNA adenosine(34) deaminase TadA has product MESNIASTTIVDNEQHEYWMQAAIDEARKAEELGEVPIGAVVVHGGKIIGRGYNLRETTYDATAHAEMVAIREASRHLGAWRLLDCRLYVTLEPCPMCAGAIVQSRVPQLIYGTRDPKAGCAGTLMNLLQEPRFNHRTQVTEGVMQEECAALLTQFFRRLRGK; this is encoded by the coding sequence ATGGAATCAAATATAGCGTCTACCACGATTGTGGATAACGAGCAGCATGAATACTGGATGCAGGCAGCCATTGACGAGGCCCGGAAAGCCGAGGAGCTCGGAGAAGTGCCTATTGGCGCAGTCGTTGTCCATGGCGGCAAAATCATCGGCCGCGGGTACAATTTGCGCGAAACGACATACGATGCGACGGCTCACGCTGAGATGGTTGCAATCCGCGAGGCCAGCAGGCATCTCGGCGCCTGGCGCTTGCTGGACTGCCGATTGTATGTAACGCTGGAGCCGTGCCCGATGTGCGCCGGGGCAATCGTTCAATCGCGGGTGCCGCAGCTCATATATGGGACCCGGGATCCCAAGGCCGGCTGCGCTGGTACCTTGATGAACCTGCTTCAGGAGCCGCGGTTTAATCACCGGACCCAGGTCACGGAAGGCGTTATGCAGGAAGAGTGCGCCGCGCTTCTGACTCAGTTTTTTCGCCGACTGCGGGGAAAGTAA
- a CDS encoding spore protein gives MSKPKSIPVPEAQETPRRRDDRDRGGQEPLSGSHKAKIRKQDGHFNREG, from the coding sequence ATGAGCAAGCCGAAATCGATTCCTGTACCGGAAGCCCAAGAGACCCCGCGCCGACGCGATGACCGCGACAGAGGCGGCCAAGAGCCGTTGTCTGGCTCGCACAAAGCCAAGATCCGCAAGCAGGACGGGCATTTTAATCGGGAGGGCTGA
- the pdxS gene encoding pyridoxal 5'-phosphate synthase lyase subunit PdxS produces METGTSTVKRGMAEMQKGGVIMDVMNAEQAKIAEAAGATAVMALERVPSDIRAAGGVARMADPTIIEEVMKVVSIPVMAKARIGHYVEAKVLESLGVDYLDESEVLTPADEVYHIDKWDFTVPFVCGAKDIGEALRRIGEGASMIRTKGEPGTGNIVEAVRHMRLINSQIRKVQNMSKDELYAEAKNLGVSYDLLKGVHETGKLPVVNFAAGGVATPADAALMMHLGADGVFVGSGIFKSENPEKFARAIVEATTHYDDYKLIAEVSKNLGTPMKGIEISKLTAAERMQDRGW; encoded by the coding sequence ATGGAAACAGGAACATCTACTGTAAAAAGAGGTATGGCAGAAATGCAAAAGGGCGGCGTCATCATGGACGTCATGAACGCGGAGCAAGCGAAAATCGCTGAAGCTGCCGGCGCAACGGCAGTCATGGCGCTGGAGCGCGTACCTTCCGACATTCGTGCTGCCGGAGGCGTGGCTCGCATGGCAGACCCGACCATTATTGAAGAAGTGATGAAGGTTGTTTCCATTCCCGTTATGGCGAAAGCCCGTATCGGTCACTATGTGGAAGCGAAAGTGCTTGAATCGCTGGGCGTCGATTATCTTGATGAGAGTGAAGTGTTGACGCCGGCTGATGAGGTATACCACATCGATAAATGGGACTTTACGGTTCCGTTCGTATGCGGCGCGAAGGATATCGGTGAAGCGCTGCGCCGAATCGGAGAGGGTGCTTCGATGATCCGTACGAAGGGTGAGCCGGGAACCGGCAACATCGTTGAAGCGGTACGTCATATGCGCCTGATCAACAGCCAAATCCGCAAGGTACAGAATATGTCGAAGGACGAGCTGTATGCCGAAGCGAAGAACCTGGGCGTCTCTTATGACCTCTTGAAGGGTGTTCATGAGACCGGCAAGCTTCCTGTCGTGAACTTCGCGGCTGGCGGTGTGGCAACGCCTGCGGATGCTGCGCTTATGATGCATCTCGGTGCAGACGGCGTATTCGTAGGCTCCGGTATTTTCAAATCCGAGAATCCAGAGAAGTTCGCCCGTGCAATCGTTGAAGCGACAACACACTACGATGATTACAAGCTGATTGCCGAAGTTTCGAAGAACCTTGGTACACCGATGAAAGGCATCGAGATTTCCAAGCTTACGGCTGCTGAACGCATGCAGGATCGCGGCTGGTAA
- the motA gene encoding flagellar motor stator protein MotA, translated as MEISTLIGLILGLIAVLVGMILKGASLASLINPAAYLIILGGTAATLFIGFPLSELKKIPKLIKMTFVKQQLMDKTDMIKLFMEWASITRREGLLALETKVEEIDDGFLRNGMRMIIDGNDQEFVRDVLMEDINATEERHRSGALIFSQAGMYAPSLGVLGAVVGLIAALTHMEDMGELAHAIGAAFIATLLGIFTGYVICHPIANKLKRMSKREVEIRLMMVEGLLSIQSGVSTIAINQKLSVFLTPSERAQLDEREAGSSEQED; from the coding sequence ATGGAAATTTCAACACTTATAGGTTTGATTCTCGGGCTTATCGCGGTGCTGGTGGGCATGATCCTCAAGGGTGCCTCTCTCGCGTCTTTGATTAATCCGGCCGCTTACTTAATCATTCTTGGCGGAACTGCCGCAACTTTATTCATCGGCTTCCCTCTTTCGGAGCTGAAGAAAATCCCCAAGCTGATCAAGATGACCTTTGTGAAGCAGCAGCTGATGGACAAGACGGACATGATCAAGCTGTTTATGGAATGGGCGTCCATCACTCGCCGTGAAGGACTGCTTGCCCTGGAGACCAAAGTCGAAGAGATTGATGACGGCTTCCTGCGCAACGGCATGCGGATGATTATCGACGGCAACGATCAGGAATTCGTCCGCGACGTGCTGATGGAGGATATTAATGCAACCGAAGAGCGCCATCGCTCCGGGGCCCTGATCTTCTCCCAAGCCGGTATGTACGCTCCGTCACTCGGGGTTCTCGGTGCCGTTGTCGGTCTGATTGCAGCCCTTACCCACATGGAAGACATGGGCGAGCTGGCCCACGCGATCGGTGCTGCGTTCATTGCTACCCTGCTTGGTATTTTTACAGGTTATGTTATCTGCCACCCGATTGCAAATAAACTGAAGCGTATGTCGAAGCGGGAAGTGGAAATCCGCCTCATGATGGTCGAGGGCCTCCTCTCCATTCAATCAGGAGTATCCACGATCGCCATTAACCAGAAGCTGTCCGTGTTCCTGACCCCGTCGGAGCGTGCGCAGCTTGATGAGAGGGAGGCTGGTTCTAGTGAGCAAGAAGACTAG
- the rluF gene encoding 23S rRNA pseudouridine(2604) synthase RluF: MRINKFISETGYCSRREADKLVESGKVTINGEIAVLGSQAEEGDDVRINGRPLQEKQQQHVYIALNKPVGITSTTESHIKGNIVDFVGHKERIFPIGRLDKDSEGLILLTNDGDIVNKILRSEGKHEKEYIVTVNRPVTPAFLKGMSSGVKILGEMTLPCQVTRISERVFRIILTEGKNRQIRRMCSAFGYEVRRLKRIRIMNILLGDQKVGTWRDLTPAEKQELGKLLKYKLE, from the coding sequence TTGAGAATCAATAAATTTATTAGCGAAACGGGATACTGCTCCCGGCGGGAAGCGGACAAGCTTGTCGAGAGCGGGAAGGTAACGATTAACGGCGAGATTGCCGTATTAGGAAGCCAAGCCGAGGAGGGCGATGATGTCCGTATTAACGGGCGTCCGCTGCAGGAAAAGCAGCAGCAGCACGTCTATATTGCCCTTAACAAGCCGGTAGGCATTACAAGCACGACGGAATCGCATATCAAAGGCAATATCGTCGATTTCGTAGGCCATAAGGAGCGTATCTTTCCGATCGGACGGCTCGACAAGGATTCCGAGGGTTTAATTCTGTTAACCAACGACGGGGATATCGTCAATAAAATATTAAGATCCGAGGGCAAGCATGAGAAGGAATACATCGTGACGGTCAACCGTCCAGTGACTCCTGCGTTCTTGAAGGGAATGTCCAGCGGGGTCAAAATTTTAGGCGAAATGACGCTGCCCTGCCAAGTTACCCGGATTTCCGAGCGGGTATTCCGCATTATTTTAACCGAGGGAAAGAACCGGCAAATTCGGCGAATGTGCAGCGCGTTTGGCTATGAGGTCCGGAGGCTCAAGCGGATCCGGATCATGAATATCCTTCTCGGGGATCAGAAGGTGGGCACTTGGCGGGACTTGACCCCTGCGGAGAAGCAGGAGCTTGGCAAGCTGCTGAAATACAAGCTGGAATAG
- a CDS encoding 4a-hydroxytetrahydrobiopterin dehydratase: MLYTQQEVEAHLEKLEGWEFEQGRWIVRKYTFSSFMKGIAFVDEVAAISEAFGHHPYITIDYKTVTLRLTSWDDGGITAVDIKEAQQFNEVYEKSRSKDLKDPE, translated from the coding sequence ATGCTTTATACGCAGCAGGAAGTGGAGGCTCATCTAGAGAAGCTTGAAGGCTGGGAATTTGAACAGGGGAGATGGATTGTACGCAAGTACACCTTTTCCTCCTTCATGAAGGGAATCGCCTTTGTTGATGAGGTGGCAGCGATTTCGGAAGCTTTCGGACATCACCCCTACATCACCATTGACTATAAAACGGTGACGCTACGCCTGACGTCATGGGATGACGGCGGCATAACGGCCGTCGATATCAAGGAGGCCCAGCAGTTTAACGAAGTTTATGAGAAGAGCCGATCCAAGGATCTGAAGGATCCGGAATAG
- the motB gene encoding flagellar motor protein MotB, with protein sequence MSKKTRHEPHEEHADESWLLPYADLLTLLLALFLVLYAMSATDARKFQEMSEAFSIALTGGTGVLDYSKTQPSDDPPDLKDHKATAPTTPASTPDQRRAELMRQEQEELEKLKKQIDNYIKNNGLTSELSTKLNHSQLVLTIRDNALFPSGEAVVKPEARKLAEAISQMLQKFPDYEIIVSGHTDNVPISNSKYPSNWDLSSDRALQFMKILLANSSLDPKRFMPIGYGEYHPIADNATAAGRAKNRRVEVSIIRKYQDSATFTSVDEAGN encoded by the coding sequence GTGAGCAAGAAGACTAGACACGAGCCGCACGAGGAGCATGCCGATGAATCCTGGCTCCTCCCTTATGCCGACTTGCTGACGCTCCTGCTTGCGTTGTTCCTCGTCCTCTACGCCATGAGTGCGACCGATGCGCGCAAATTCCAGGAGATGAGCGAGGCCTTCAGCATTGCCCTGACGGGCGGTACCGGCGTGCTGGATTACAGCAAGACCCAGCCAAGCGACGACCCGCCTGATCTTAAGGATCATAAAGCGACAGCACCAACCACTCCCGCATCGACTCCCGACCAACGACGGGCGGAGCTGATGCGCCAGGAGCAGGAGGAGCTGGAGAAGCTTAAGAAGCAGATCGATAATTATATTAAAAATAATGGGCTGACCTCCGAGCTCAGCACCAAGCTCAACCACTCCCAGCTCGTGCTGACCATTCGCGACAACGCGCTGTTCCCGTCAGGGGAAGCGGTCGTGAAGCCGGAGGCCCGCAAGCTGGCCGAGGCCATCTCGCAAATGCTTCAGAAGTTCCCGGATTATGAAATTATCGTATCCGGGCATACCGACAATGTACCGATCTCCAACAGTAAATACCCGTCAAACTGGGATCTGAGCTCAGACCGAGCGCTTCAGTTCATGAAGATCTTGCTGGCCAACTCGTCGCTGGATCCGAAACGCTTCATGCCGATCGGCTACGGCGAATACCATCCGATCGCGGACAACGCAACGGCTGCCGGCCGGGCGAAGAACCGCCGGGTTGAGGTGTCCATTATCCGGAAGTACCAGGACAGCGCAACCTTTACGAGTGTCGACGAAGCCGGTAATTAG